CATTATAGGCAATCCGCATTCCTCGATCTTTGATGCATCATTGACAAAAGTGATCGGAAGGCTGGCAAAAGTCTGCGCATGGTATGACAACGAATGGGGTTTCAGCATGAGGATGATCGAGACGATAAAGCTGATGGCGAAATAAGATGCTTTCAATAGAAGAACTGGATTACGAAGGAAAAAGAACAATAATAAGAGTTGATTTCAATGTTCCAATGGAAGGAACCAAGATAACAGAGGATTCTAGGATAGTTGCTTCATTGCCTACAATAAAACGTGTAAGAGCCAGGGGCGGCATGGTTATTTTAATGAGCCATCTCGGAAGGCCTGAAGGAAGGGTCGTGAAAGAATTTAGTTTAAATCCGGTTGCCAAAAGATTAGGGGAGTTGCTTAATTTCCCCGTAAAAATGGCTCCGGACTGCATTGGCGAAGATGTTAAAAAGATGGTGTATGGCATGAAAAAAGGCGATGTTGCATTATTGGAAAATTTAAGATTCCATGCAGAAGAAGAGGCGAATAATGCGTTATTTGCAGAGAAGCTGGCGAATCTGGCTGACATTTATATTAATGATGCCTTCGGGACTGCTCATAGGGCGCATGCATCAACAGAGAGCATCGCAGAGATTATGAAGAAACAGGGCAAAAAAGTTGCAGCAGGGTATCTGATGCTGAAAGAGATTGAAATGCTAAAGCCTTTGTTAAAGCCGAAAGGCTACTCTGTCGCGATAATTGGCGGCGCTAAGGTAAAAGACAAAATAGGGGTTGTAAAATCTTTAGCCAGAATGTACGACGCTGTCCTGATTGGCGGCGGAATGGCAAACACATTTTTTAAAGCAAAAGGATATGGCATAGGCAGCTCAAAGTTTGAGAAAGATTTTGTTGAAGAAGTAAAGCAATTATTGGATTCAGAATATGGGAAAAAAATTTTCACCCCGGTCGATACATTGACCGGAATAGTTCCGGTTAAGATCAAAGAAGGCAAAGAAGAAAAAGATTATAAAAAAGCAGCGTATTCCGGAAAAGTTGATTTTATCACGAGCTCAATTAAAGAAGGCGAAGATGCACTTGATATCGGAGAAAAAACAGTTGCATTGTACAGATCAGAGATTGCAAAAGCCAAGACGATATTCTGGAACGGCCCGATGGGTGTTTTTGAAGTTGAAGCATTTATAAAAGGCACAATGGAGATCGCAGAAGCTGTTGCGGCAAATAAAGGATATACTGTTGTCGGCGGCGGCGATTCAGTGGCAGCATTGGCAAAATCCGGCTTGGCAAAAAAAATAAAATGGGTCTCAACAGGCGGCGGAGCATCATTGGAATTTTTGGAGAATAAAGGCCATCTGCCCGGGATTGATGTGCTGAATTAGATTATATCTGGCTATTTTACTCCTAAAAGAGCCAGTTCTTTTTTGAGTTGCTCCGGGGTTTTAAATAATATTGCATTCATTCCTATTATTTTTGCGCCGTCAGTGCAGTTCTCCTTATCATCTATGAACACAGCAGATTTTGCTGCCACTCCAAGCCTTTCCAAAGCCAATTCATAAATTTTTCTTTCAGGCTTTATCACGCCCTCCATACAGGAAAACACGCAAATATCAAACATATCGTATTTTTGCTCGCAGAAATACTTCATGCTGGGCAGTTCAGTGTTGCTTAAAAGACCTATTTTGTATCCATTTTTATGCAAGGAAGAAGCTATAGAAATGACATCTTTTTTTTCAGAATAAACATGCCTACATGCATCAAGCCACAATGACCGGTTAGGAGGATCTACTTTAAGCTCCAAACAAATATTTTTCCAGAATGTCTCTTCTGAAATTATTCCTCGCCCGAAATCATGCTTGAATTTGTCGTAAACTCTTGCAAATTCACTTTTAGGCACTTTAAAGTATCTTGCGCAGTAAGAATTGCGCATATCTTCCGGTTCTTCAATCAATACACCGCCCCAGTCAAATATGATTGCTTCGATCATTTTTATTTAAAATACATTTCTCTTTATAAATCTAACTGCATCATTATTCCGATAAGAATATTTCTATCAATCAAATATTTAAATAAGAATAGTTCTGGGTTTGATTATGATCAATATCAGCAGCAAAAAAACAAATATAAATTCAATCCAGTCTGTTCTTAATACTTCTATGCTTATGCTGATGCGTTAAAGCATCTCATTGTTTTTATCTTTTTTCATGATTTTTATTTTCTTAAAAATATAAGCTTAAAAATTAACAAAGGTGATTAAAAAATGA
This Candidatus Woesearchaeota archaeon DNA region includes the following protein-coding sequences:
- a CDS encoding phosphoglycerate kinase, which codes for MLSIEELDYEGKRTIIRVDFNVPMEGTKITEDSRIVASLPTIKRVRARGGMVILMSHLGRPEGRVVKEFSLNPVAKRLGELLNFPVKMAPDCIGEDVKKMVYGMKKGDVALLENLRFHAEEEANNALFAEKLANLADIYINDAFGTAHRAHASTESIAEIMKKQGKKVAAGYLMLKEIEMLKPLLKPKGYSVAIIGGAKVKDKIGVVKSLARMYDAVLIGGGMANTFFKAKGYGIGSSKFEKDFVEEVKQLLDSEYGKKIFTPVDTLTGIVPVKIKEGKEEKDYKKAAYSGKVDFITSSIKEGEDALDIGEKTVALYRSEIAKAKTIFWNGPMGVFEVEAFIKGTMEIAEAVAANKGYTVVGGGDSVAALAKSGLAKKIKWVSTGGGASLEFLENKGHLPGIDVLN
- a CDS encoding HAD family phosphatase, which translates into the protein MIEAIIFDWGGVLIEEPEDMRNSYCARYFKVPKSEFARVYDKFKHDFGRGIISEETFWKNICLELKVDPPNRSLWLDACRHVYSEKKDVISIASSLHKNGYKIGLLSNTELPSMKYFCEQKYDMFDICVFSCMEGVIKPERKIYELALERLGVAAKSAVFIDDKENCTDGAKIIGMNAILFKTPEQLKKELALLGVK